A genomic window from Pseudonocardia broussonetiae includes:
- a CDS encoding PP2C family protein-serine/threonine phosphatase — MPLTLRSAAGSDVGRRRPLNQDSAVTSPRLLAVADGMGGHAHGEVASSVAVRALADLDAELAGTDLAGLDLLGVLARAVTAAADRLTGLARENTALRGSGTTVVALLFDGGRVGILHVGDSRAYLLRGGELLRLTRDHTLVQALVDEGRISLEEAAEHPRRSMLMRTLQDGNTVEPDLFHHEALAGDRYLVCSDGVTAVLGDADIQRVLAESAEPQAAVDRLIELANEGGGPDNITCVVADVVDSEEPVSDAGPELVGAAAAAPAD; from the coding sequence ATGCCCCTGACGCTGCGCTCGGCGGCCGGGTCCGACGTCGGTCGGCGCCGTCCGCTGAACCAGGACTCCGCGGTCACGAGTCCGCGCCTGCTCGCCGTCGCCGACGGCATGGGCGGGCACGCGCACGGTGAGGTGGCCAGCTCCGTCGCCGTGAGAGCCCTGGCCGATCTCGACGCGGAGCTGGCCGGCACCGACCTGGCGGGTCTCGACCTGCTCGGCGTGCTGGCCAGGGCCGTCACCGCCGCCGCCGACCGGCTCACCGGCCTGGCGCGGGAGAACACCGCGCTGCGCGGGTCGGGCACCACGGTCGTCGCCCTGCTGTTCGACGGCGGACGGGTCGGGATCCTGCACGTCGGCGACTCCCGCGCGTACCTGCTGCGCGGGGGCGAGCTGCTGCGGCTGACCCGTGACCACACCCTGGTGCAGGCCCTCGTCGACGAGGGGCGCATCTCGCTCGAGGAGGCCGCGGAGCACCCGCGCCGCTCGATGCTCATGCGCACGCTGCAGGACGGCAACACCGTCGAGCCCGACCTCTTCCACCACGAGGCGCTGGCGGGCGACCGCTACCTCGTGTGCTCCGACGGCGTCACCGCCGTGCTCGGCGACGCCGACATCCAGCGGGTCCTCGCCGAGTCCGCCGAGCCGCAGGCCGCGGTCGACCGGCTGATCGAGCTCGCCAACGAGGGCGGCGGGCCCGACAACATCACGTGCGTGGTCGCCGACGTCGTCGACAGCGAGGAGCCGGTGTCCGACGCCGGTCCCGAGCTGGTCGGGGCCGCGGCGGCTGCTCCGGCGGACTGA
- a CDS encoding helix-turn-helix domain-containing protein, with translation MRPDHGPAAREVDEPAPSDGVLERAIAVQVRRHRLAGGLTLGELAARAGISKPMLSKIENAQTSCSLTTLARLAAALDVPATALFRGADTPREAVHTPAGSGARITARGTRVGHDYTLLGALRGPHKRMEAHLVTLTERSEVFPLFQHPGTELLFMLEGEMVYGHGDSAYTLRPGDALQLDGEGVHGPQELVELPIRFLSVVAHGDGEP, from the coding sequence GTGAGGCCCGACCACGGCCCGGCCGCGCGGGAGGTCGACGAGCCCGCGCCGTCCGACGGCGTGCTGGAGCGGGCGATCGCGGTGCAGGTCCGCCGCCACCGCCTCGCGGGCGGGCTCACCCTCGGCGAGCTGGCGGCCCGGGCGGGGATCTCCAAGCCGATGCTGTCGAAGATCGAGAACGCCCAGACCTCCTGCAGCCTCACGACGCTCGCCCGCCTCGCCGCCGCGCTCGACGTCCCGGCCACCGCGCTGTTCCGCGGCGCCGACACCCCGCGCGAGGCCGTACACACCCCGGCCGGCTCGGGGGCGCGGATCACCGCCCGCGGCACTCGCGTCGGCCACGACTACACCCTGCTCGGCGCCCTGCGCGGCCCGCACAAGCGCATGGAGGCCCACCTCGTCACGCTCACCGAGCGCAGCGAGGTCTTCCCGCTGTTCCAGCACCCGGGCACGGAGCTGCTGTTCATGCTGGAGGGCGAGATGGTCTACGGCCACGGCGACAGCGCCTACACGCTGCGCCCCGGCGACGCCCTGCAGCTCGACGGCGAGGGCGTCCACGGTCCGCAGGAGCTGGTGGAGCTCCCGATCCGCTTCCTCTCGGTGGTGGCGCACGGCGACGGCGAGCCCTGA
- a CDS encoding PP2C family protein-serine/threonine phosphatase → MSVLPPATTDLRALLEHAEAAAPTRAVEVVTHALAEMVGARQVSFLIADLSGRAVVRFGHTGVRDARGRETLQLDGTVYEQVLRTQQADLSRLGDGAQLILPVTDRGDAIGLLELLLPDYPTEQVVADVVAAAHALAYIVVANRRHTDLFEWGQRSTPFSLAAEIQRRLLPSSFTCEAGQFTVSAWMEPASSVGGDTFDYVLGEDALQLSITDAAGHDVAAALLATLLVGSLRNGRRGGLTLLEQACGANDALAAHSTVGQFVTGQLVRIDLHSRSATVVNAGHPFPLRLREGRVEEIELDIDLPFGIEAGRTYRLQEFPIAPGDRIVFVTDGMLERNAAAVDVADVLAHSGDLHPREVVRALGAAVLRATGGELRDDATVMCLDWYGGPPRLRDSTAGASRSIASP, encoded by the coding sequence ATGTCCGTCCTGCCGCCCGCGACGACCGACCTGCGGGCACTCCTGGAGCACGCCGAGGCCGCCGCGCCGACGCGGGCCGTCGAGGTCGTCACGCACGCGCTGGCGGAGATGGTCGGGGCCCGGCAGGTGAGCTTCCTGATCGCGGACCTCAGCGGCCGGGCGGTGGTCCGCTTCGGGCACACCGGCGTCCGGGACGCCCGCGGCCGCGAGACCCTGCAGCTCGACGGCACGGTCTACGAGCAGGTACTGCGCACCCAGCAGGCCGACCTGAGCCGGCTCGGCGACGGGGCGCAGCTGATCCTGCCGGTGACCGACCGCGGCGACGCCATCGGTCTGCTGGAGCTGCTCCTGCCCGACTACCCCACCGAGCAGGTCGTCGCCGACGTCGTCGCGGCCGCGCACGCGCTGGCCTACATCGTCGTGGCCAACCGCCGCCACACCGACCTGTTCGAGTGGGGCCAGCGCTCGACGCCGTTCTCCCTCGCCGCGGAGATCCAGCGGCGGCTGCTGCCGAGCTCGTTCACCTGCGAGGCGGGGCAGTTCACGGTCTCCGCGTGGATGGAGCCCGCCAGCTCCGTCGGGGGCGACACCTTCGACTACGTCCTCGGCGAGGACGCGCTCCAGCTGTCGATCACCGACGCCGCCGGGCACGACGTCGCCGCCGCGCTGCTGGCGACCCTGCTCGTGGGCAGCCTGCGCAACGGCCGCCGGGGCGGTCTCACCCTGCTCGAGCAGGCCTGCGGCGCCAACGACGCCCTCGCCGCGCACTCCACGGTCGGCCAGTTCGTCACCGGCCAGCTGGTCCGGATCGACCTGCACTCCCGGTCGGCCACGGTCGTCAACGCGGGGCACCCGTTCCCGCTGCGCCTGCGCGAGGGCCGGGTCGAGGAGATCGAGCTCGACATCGACCTCCCCTTCGGCATCGAGGCGGGACGGACCTACCGGCTGCAGGAGTTCCCCATCGCGCCGGGCGACCGGATCGTCTTCGTCACCGACGGGATGCTGGAGCGCAACGCGGCGGCCGTCGACGTCGCCGACGTCCTGGCGCACAGCGGCGACCTGCACCCCCGCGAGGTGGTGCGCGCGCTCGGGGCCGCGGTGCTGCGCGCGACGGGGGGCGAGCTGCGCGACGACGCCACCGTCATGTGCCTGGACTGGTACGGCGGGCCACCGCGCCTGCGCGACAGCACGGCCGGTGCGAGCCGGAGCATCGCCTCGCCCTGA
- a CDS encoding cytochrome c oxidase assembly protein: MAQTPVETAAPPRTSGSSGLVLLGTAIAVLVAAGLTALSGARPLVALGLPDPGVLTTVGLPAVRAVAEVAMVLTIGALLLAAFLAPPQKSGYLDVAGYRALRRAGWTGVLWVAAAVLLVPLTVADALGRPVADVLDVGLLVEVVPQLAASTAWSWTAVIALLVVVGCRSVLTWGWTTVLFGLSVAGPLPVTLTGHSAAGGSHDVATDSLVLHVLASSLWVGGLVAVIALAASRGPDRATALATAVPRFSALALVCWLVLAVTGTINALTRISPGAVFGSYYGGLLLAKAGALLALGALGALHRRSTVAAASRGEPRALLRLGGVEVLLMLATIGLAVALGRTAAPDDGSGAPSRAEALIGYDLNGPPTLARLLFDWRFDLVFGTAAIVLAVVYLLGVRRMRARGDDWPVGRTLGWLAGCAALLVATSSGIGRYGPAMFSVHMGEHMILSMLVPILLVLGAPVTLALRTLPSGGRHGPPGPREWLLAAVHSPPSRWLTHPLVALPLFVGSYYALYFSGIFPAALPEHGAHLLMNLHFLVVGTLFFWPIIGIDPSPRRLPPVARLAVVFASVPFHAFFGVALMSSATVIGGDFYRALALPWVPDLLQDQRLGGGLAWASGELPLLLVVIALLIQWSRHDERSARRDDRRAEHDGDADLRAYNAMLHRLATETRPSVAQSDETESSPGHTDRVDAEPAGDHEAVRAAGGTAVSAGHGPDPTSSESPEAPR; the protein is encoded by the coding sequence ATGGCGCAGACCCCCGTCGAGACCGCCGCCCCACCGCGCACGTCCGGGTCGTCCGGCCTGGTCCTGCTGGGCACGGCGATCGCCGTCCTGGTGGCCGCGGGGCTCACCGCGCTGTCCGGCGCCCGGCCGCTCGTCGCGCTCGGGCTGCCCGACCCGGGGGTGCTGACGACCGTCGGGCTCCCCGCCGTGCGGGCCGTCGCCGAGGTGGCGATGGTGCTGACGATCGGCGCACTGCTGCTGGCGGCGTTCCTGGCCCCGCCGCAGAAGTCGGGCTACCTCGACGTCGCCGGCTACCGCGCGCTGCGGAGGGCCGGGTGGACGGGCGTGCTGTGGGTCGCGGCGGCGGTGCTGCTGGTGCCGCTCACCGTCGCCGACGCCCTGGGCCGGCCGGTCGCCGACGTCCTGGACGTCGGGCTGCTGGTCGAGGTCGTGCCGCAGCTGGCCGCGTCGACGGCGTGGTCGTGGACGGCGGTGATCGCCCTGCTGGTCGTGGTCGGCTGCCGCAGCGTGCTGACGTGGGGCTGGACGACGGTGCTGTTCGGGCTGTCCGTGGCCGGACCGCTGCCGGTGACGTTGACGGGGCACTCGGCCGCGGGCGGCTCGCACGACGTCGCGACCGACAGCCTGGTGCTGCACGTCCTCGCGTCGTCGCTGTGGGTGGGCGGGCTGGTCGCGGTGATCGCGCTGGCCGCGTCGCGCGGGCCGGACCGCGCCACGGCGCTCGCCACCGCGGTCCCGCGGTTCTCCGCGCTCGCGCTGGTGTGCTGGCTGGTGCTGGCCGTCACGGGGACGATCAACGCGCTGACGCGGATCTCGCCCGGCGCGGTGTTCGGCAGCTACTACGGGGGGCTCCTGCTGGCCAAGGCCGGCGCGCTGCTGGCGCTCGGCGCCCTCGGTGCGCTGCACCGCAGGAGCACGGTCGCCGCCGCCTCCCGGGGGGAGCCGAGGGCGCTGCTGCGCCTGGGCGGCGTCGAGGTCCTGCTGATGCTGGCGACGATCGGGCTGGCCGTCGCGCTGGGCCGGACCGCAGCGCCCGACGACGGCAGCGGTGCGCCCTCGCGCGCGGAGGCGCTGATCGGCTACGACCTGAACGGCCCGCCGACGCTGGCCCGCCTGCTGTTCGACTGGCGGTTCGACCTCGTCTTCGGCACGGCCGCGATCGTGCTGGCCGTCGTGTACCTCCTCGGGGTGCGCCGGATGCGGGCCCGCGGGGACGACTGGCCCGTGGGGCGGACACTGGGCTGGCTCGCCGGGTGCGCCGCGCTGCTCGTCGCCACGAGCTCGGGGATCGGTCGGTACGGACCCGCCATGTTCAGCGTGCACATGGGCGAGCACATGATCCTGTCGATGCTGGTGCCGATCCTGCTGGTGCTGGGGGCGCCGGTGACGCTGGCGCTGCGGACGCTGCCCTCGGGGGGACGGCACGGGCCACCCGGGCCGCGGGAGTGGCTGCTGGCCGCGGTGCACTCGCCGCCGTCGCGCTGGCTGACGCACCCACTGGTGGCGCTGCCCCTGTTCGTGGGGTCGTACTACGCCCTGTACTTCTCGGGGATCTTCCCGGCGGCGCTGCCCGAGCACGGGGCGCACCTGCTGATGAACCTGCACTTCCTGGTGGTCGGCACGCTGTTCTTCTGGCCGATCATCGGGATCGACCCGTCCCCGCGCAGGCTGCCCCCGGTGGCGCGGCTGGCCGTGGTGTTCGCGTCGGTGCCGTTCCACGCCTTCTTCGGGGTGGCGCTGATGAGCAGCGCGACGGTCATCGGGGGCGACTTCTACCGCGCCCTGGCCCTGCCCTGGGTGCCCGACCTGCTGCAGGACCAGCGCCTGGGCGGTGGTCTGGCGTGGGCGTCGGGGGAGCTGCCGCTGCTGCTCGTGGTGATCGCGCTGCTGATCCAGTGGTCGCGCCACGACGAACGGTCGGCGCGACGCGATGATCGTCGGGCCGAGCACGACGGCGATGCCGACCTCCGGGCCTACAACGCCATGCTCCACCGCCTGGCGACGGAAACCCGGCCGTCCGTCGCGCAGAGCGACGAAACAGAAAGTTCCCCAGGTCACACCGATCGGGTCGACGCGGAGCCCGCAGGCGACCATGAGGCGGTCCGGGCGGCCGGCGGAACGGCCGTATCCGCTGGTCACGGGCCTGACCCGACGTCGTCGGAGTCCCCGGAAGCGCCCCGCTGA
- a CDS encoding NAD(P)/FAD-dependent oxidoreductase has protein sequence MSAPDTADVVVVGGGIEGAAAAWALTARGVADVVVCERHTVGSGGTGKSSGVVRCHYGIPVLAEMAWSSLRVLEDSLDVLGDDVGFVRTGYVVAVGEGNVDALDANLAAQRAVGVETGRISRDDVAALWPTARLDDAAAFGWEPRGGYGDAYRTAQAFAAAARRGGARIRQGAPVAEVLVDGSGVAGVRLASGEEIASRAVVVAAGPWSVGLLAPLGVDVPVTVHREQLVLVAPGVDVRGVPVLSDLVSLQYVRSEPSGELLVGNSDLSRPAPADPDHYSDRPEPAQLERAVEKIAHRFPGLPDAAVSRTYAGCYDVTPDYNPVIGPTGVEGLLVAAGFSGHGFKISPAVGELVARLVVDGGPTPFPLTRFADGAPLRSPHPYVGAGEMR, from the coding sequence GTGAGCGCCCCCGACACCGCCGACGTCGTCGTCGTGGGCGGCGGGATCGAGGGCGCCGCCGCCGCGTGGGCGCTCACCGCCCGCGGGGTCGCCGACGTCGTCGTGTGCGAGCGGCACACCGTCGGCTCGGGTGGCACCGGCAAGTCCAGCGGCGTCGTGCGCTGCCACTACGGGATCCCGGTGCTCGCGGAGATGGCGTGGTCGAGCCTGCGCGTGCTGGAGGACTCGCTCGACGTGCTGGGCGACGACGTCGGCTTCGTGCGCACCGGGTACGTCGTCGCCGTGGGGGAGGGCAACGTCGACGCGCTGGACGCGAACCTCGCCGCCCAGCGCGCGGTGGGCGTCGAGACCGGCCGGATCTCCCGCGACGACGTCGCCGCGCTCTGGCCCACCGCCCGCCTCGACGACGCCGCCGCGTTCGGCTGGGAGCCCCGCGGCGGCTACGGCGACGCCTACCGCACCGCGCAGGCCTTCGCGGCCGCCGCGCGCCGGGGCGGGGCGCGGATCCGGCAGGGCGCGCCGGTCGCGGAGGTGCTCGTCGACGGGTCCGGCGTCGCCGGCGTGCGGCTGGCGTCGGGGGAGGAGATCGCGAGCCGCGCTGTGGTGGTCGCGGCCGGGCCGTGGTCGGTCGGGCTGCTGGCCCCGCTCGGAGTCGACGTCCCGGTCACGGTGCACCGCGAGCAGCTCGTCCTCGTCGCGCCGGGGGTGGACGTCCGCGGGGTGCCGGTGCTCTCGGACCTCGTGTCGCTGCAGTACGTGCGCTCCGAGCCCAGCGGTGAGCTGCTCGTCGGCAACTCCGACCTGAGCCGTCCCGCCCCGGCCGACCCCGACCACTACTCCGACCGGCCGGAGCCCGCGCAGCTGGAGCGGGCCGTCGAGAAGATCGCGCACCGCTTCCCCGGGCTGCCCGACGCGGCGGTCAGCCGCACCTACGCCGGCTGCTACGACGTCACGCCCGACTACAACCCGGTGATCGGCCCGACCGGCGTCGAGGGCCTGCTGGTCGCCGCGGGGTTCAGCGGACACGGCTTCAAGATCTCCCCGGCGGTGGGGGAGCTGGTGGCGCGCCTCGTCGTCGACGGGGGCCCCACGCCGTTCCCGCTCACCCGGTTCGCCGACGGCGCGCCGCTGCGCAGCCCGCACCCCTACGTCGGCGCGGGCGAGATGCGGTGA
- a CDS encoding FMN-binding glutamate synthase family protein: protein MRESATFDRGVIAEIQRAAETGVYDIRGWGAKRPVPHFDDLLFLGASMSRYPLEGYRERCDTDVVLGDRHATRPLHLDIPITIAGMSFGALSAQAKEALGRGASAAGTSTTTGDGGMTPEERGQSRHLVYQYLPSRYGMNPDDLRKADAIEVVLGQGAKPGGGGMLLGQKITDRVAGMRTLPPGIDQRSACRHPDWTGPDDLTIKILELREITDWRTPVYVKIGASRTYYDVKLAVAAGADVVVLDGMQGGTAATQEVFIEHVGIPTLAALPQAVQALRELGLHRTVQLVVSGGIRTGADVAKAMALGADAVAIGTAALIALGDNHPRYAAEYADLGSGAGFYDDYQDGRDPAGITTQDPDLASRLDPVEGGRRLANYLRVLTMEAQTLARACGKAHLRHLEPEDLVALTIEAAAMARVPLAGTNWIPGT from the coding sequence ATGCGCGAGTCAGCGACCTTCGACCGCGGGGTCATCGCGGAGATCCAGCGCGCCGCCGAGACCGGCGTCTACGACATCCGCGGCTGGGGGGCCAAGCGCCCCGTCCCGCACTTCGACGACCTGCTGTTCCTCGGCGCGAGCATGTCCCGGTACCCGCTGGAGGGCTACCGCGAGCGCTGCGACACCGACGTCGTCCTCGGCGACCGCCACGCCACCCGCCCGCTGCACCTCGACATCCCCATCACGATCGCCGGGATGAGCTTCGGCGCGCTGTCGGCGCAGGCGAAGGAGGCGCTGGGGCGCGGGGCGTCGGCGGCGGGCACGTCCACCACCACCGGCGACGGCGGGATGACGCCCGAGGAGCGCGGCCAGTCGCGCCACCTCGTCTACCAGTACCTCCCCAGCCGCTACGGCATGAACCCCGACGACCTCCGCAAGGCCGACGCCATCGAGGTCGTCCTGGGGCAGGGCGCCAAGCCCGGCGGCGGCGGGATGCTGCTCGGGCAGAAGATCACCGACCGCGTCGCCGGGATGCGCACCCTTCCCCCCGGCATCGACCAGCGCAGCGCCTGCCGCCACCCCGACTGGACCGGCCCCGACGACCTCACGATCAAGATCCTCGAGCTGCGGGAGATCACCGACTGGCGCACGCCGGTCTACGTCAAGATCGGCGCCAGCCGCACGTACTACGACGTCAAGCTCGCGGTGGCCGCGGGCGCCGACGTCGTCGTCCTGGACGGGATGCAGGGCGGCACGGCGGCCACCCAGGAGGTGTTCATCGAGCACGTCGGCATCCCGACGCTCGCCGCGCTGCCGCAGGCCGTGCAGGCGCTGCGCGAGCTGGGGCTGCACCGCACGGTGCAGCTCGTCGTCTCCGGCGGCATCCGCACCGGCGCCGACGTGGCGAAGGCGATGGCCCTGGGCGCCGACGCCGTCGCGATCGGCACCGCCGCGCTCATCGCGCTGGGCGACAACCACCCGCGCTACGCCGCCGAGTACGCCGACCTCGGCTCCGGCGCCGGCTTCTACGACGACTACCAGGACGGCCGCGACCCCGCCGGCATCACCACGCAGGACCCGGACCTCGCCTCCCGCCTCGACCCGGTCGAGGGCGGCCGCCGCCTCGCCAACTACCTGCGCGTGCTCACGATGGAGGCGCAGACCCTGGCCCGAGCCTGCGGCAAGGCGCACCTGCGGCACCTGGAGCCCGAGGACCTGGTGGCGCTGACGATCGAGGCGGCGGCGATGGCGCGGGTCCCGCTCGCGGGCACGAACTGGATCCCCGGCACGTGA
- a CDS encoding glutamine amidotransferase → MCGIVGLHLRDPELHPRLGVLLETMLGHMCERGPDSAGVAVYGDRRRCPEGWAAVSLLDAPPDLAVPDALVTVAGDTTVVAAPLTVDELVAAVRGSGALVVGSGTDLTVYKGTGHPRDLARTYDLAGAQGWQGLAHTRMATESAVTASGCHPFSVGPDQCLVHNGSFANHATIRRELEADGVVFDSENDSEVGARFVASRLAAGDDLDKALRLLCERFDGFYTLLVTSADGFAVVRDAIACKPAIIAETDAWVAMASEFRALAELPGIDRARIWEPEPERVHAWVR, encoded by the coding sequence ATGTGCGGCATCGTCGGTCTGCACCTGCGGGACCCGGAGCTGCACCCGCGCCTGGGCGTCCTGCTGGAGACCATGCTGGGCCACATGTGCGAGCGCGGCCCCGACTCGGCGGGGGTCGCGGTGTACGGCGACCGCAGGCGCTGCCCCGAGGGCTGGGCCGCGGTGTCGCTGCTGGACGCCCCGCCCGACCTGGCCGTCCCGGACGCTCTGGTCACCGTCGCGGGGGACACCACCGTCGTCGCCGCGCCGCTGACGGTCGACGAGCTGGTCGCGGCGGTGCGCGGCAGCGGCGCACTCGTCGTCGGGTCCGGCACCGACCTCACCGTCTACAAGGGCACCGGCCACCCCCGCGACCTCGCCCGCACCTACGACCTCGCCGGCGCCCAGGGCTGGCAGGGCCTCGCGCACACCCGGATGGCCACGGAGTCGGCGGTCACGGCGTCGGGCTGCCACCCGTTCTCCGTCGGGCCCGACCAGTGCCTGGTGCACAACGGCTCGTTCGCCAACCACGCCACGATCCGCCGCGAGCTGGAGGCCGACGGCGTGGTGTTCGACAGCGAGAACGACTCGGAGGTCGGCGCGCGGTTCGTCGCCTCCCGGCTCGCGGCGGGCGACGACCTCGACAAGGCGCTGCGGCTGCTCTGCGAGCGCTTCGACGGCTTCTACACGCTGCTGGTGACCAGCGCCGACGGGTTCGCCGTCGTCCGCGACGCCATCGCGTGCAAGCCGGCGATCATCGCCGAGACCGACGCGTGGGTGGCGATGGCGTCGGAGTTCCGGGCGCTGGCCGAGCTCCCCGGCATCGACCGCGCGCGGATCTGGGAACCGGAACCGGAACGGGTGCACGCATGGGTGCGGTGA
- a CDS encoding glutamate synthase: MGAVIDLASSTVRELNSELHAPSADAYEVLNPRGAHAVAAGLHHPIAVDVRGHAGYYCAGMNQLAEVTVHGSVGTGVAENMMSGVVRVRGDASQSAGATAHGGLLVIEGSASMRCGISMKGVDLVVGGDIGPMSAFMAQAGRLVVCGDAGESLGDSIYEARIYVRGAVASLGADCVEKPMADEHRAEVAELLAAAGLDHDPASFRRYGSARRLYHFTAGNEY, translated from the coding sequence ATGGGTGCGGTGATCGACCTGGCCTCGTCGACGGTGCGGGAGCTCAACTCCGAGCTGCACGCCCCCTCCGCCGACGCCTACGAGGTCCTCAACCCGCGCGGCGCGCACGCCGTGGCCGCGGGGCTGCACCACCCGATCGCCGTCGACGTCCGCGGGCACGCCGGGTACTACTGCGCCGGCATGAACCAGCTCGCCGAGGTCACCGTGCACGGCAGCGTCGGCACGGGCGTCGCGGAGAACATGATGTCGGGCGTCGTGCGGGTGCGCGGCGACGCGTCGCAGTCGGCGGGCGCCACCGCGCACGGCGGGCTGCTCGTCATCGAGGGCAGCGCGTCGATGCGGTGCGGGATCTCGATGAAGGGCGTCGACCTCGTGGTCGGCGGCGACATCGGCCCGATGAGCGCGTTCATGGCGCAGGCCGGACGGCTCGTCGTCTGCGGCGACGCCGGGGAGTCGCTGGGCGACTCGATTTACGAGGCGCGGATCTACGTGCGCGGTGCGGTGGCGTCGCTCGGCGCCGACTGCGTCGAGAAGCCGATGGCCGACGAGCACCGCGCCGAGGTGGCGGAGCTGCTCGCGGCCGCCGGGCTCGACCACGACCCGGCCTCCTTCCGCCGCTACGGGTCCGCGCGGCGGCTCTACCACTTCACGGCGGGGAACGAGTACTGA
- a CDS encoding DUF1360 domain-containing protein — protein MGGLRDQVADGARQHAAAYSGDQDRPLAGYARVMGVFGALVATATGVAAATGRRAPADVRPWDVVLLAAGTHKLSRTITKDAVTAPLRAPFTRYAGRGGPAEVMEEVRDTGGLRHSVGELLTCPFCLDVWIATGFAVGVVFAPRPTRLVTATLTALTGADFLQLAYARAQRAAG, from the coding sequence ATGGGTGGGCTGCGGGACCAGGTGGCCGACGGGGCGCGGCAGCACGCCGCCGCCTACAGCGGTGACCAGGACCGGCCCCTCGCGGGGTACGCGCGGGTCATGGGGGTCTTCGGTGCGCTCGTCGCCACCGCCACCGGGGTCGCGGCCGCCACCGGGCGCCGGGCGCCGGCCGACGTCCGGCCGTGGGACGTCGTGCTGCTGGCGGCGGGCACGCACAAGCTCTCCCGCACGATCACCAAGGACGCGGTCACGGCTCCGCTGCGGGCGCCGTTCACCCGGTACGCGGGCCGGGGCGGACCGGCCGAGGTGATGGAGGAGGTGCGCGACACCGGCGGCCTGCGCCACTCCGTCGGCGAGCTCCTGACCTGCCCGTTCTGCCTGGACGTGTGGATCGCCACCGGATTCGCGGTCGGCGTGGTGTTCGCCCCCCGGCCCACCCGCCTGGTGACGGCGACGCTCACGGCCCTGACCGGTGCCGACTTCCTGCAGCTCGCCTACGCCCGGGCGCAGCGGGCCGCGGGCTGA
- a CDS encoding SDR family oxidoreductase, translating to MTQDQFTQQDPTEQHAAPGSGDRTVEHPGRTADLDVRPDHGEQTYRGTGRLEGRKAVITGGDSGIGRAVAIAFAREGADVLITHLDAEKDDAEETAGLVREAGRTALAVAADLTDEQTCHDVVRRAVEEFGRIDVLVSNAAYQMSQSDGLAGITTEQFDRVMKTNVYALFWLCKAAVPHMPAGSSIITSSSVQAFQPSPHLLDYATSKAAIVNFTKGLGHDLIEKGIRANSVAPGPVWTPLIPATMDEEKLESFGAQAPMGRAAQPAELAPFYVFLASQESSYMTSEVLGVTGGSPIT from the coding sequence GTGACCCAGGACCAGTTCACCCAGCAGGACCCGACCGAGCAGCACGCCGCACCCGGCAGCGGCGACCGGACGGTCGAGCACCCCGGCCGCACCGCCGACCTGGACGTCCGGCCCGACCACGGCGAGCAGACCTACCGCGGCACCGGCCGGCTCGAGGGCAGGAAGGCCGTGATCACCGGCGGCGACTCGGGCATCGGCCGGGCGGTGGCGATCGCGTTCGCCCGCGAGGGCGCCGACGTCCTGATCACCCACCTCGACGCCGAGAAGGACGACGCCGAGGAGACCGCCGGCCTGGTCCGCGAGGCGGGCCGGACCGCGCTCGCGGTGGCGGCCGACCTGACCGACGAGCAGACCTGCCACGACGTCGTCCGCCGGGCGGTCGAGGAGTTCGGCCGGATCGACGTCCTCGTCAGCAACGCCGCCTACCAGATGTCGCAGTCCGACGGCCTCGCCGGCATCACCACCGAGCAGTTCGACCGCGTCATGAAGACCAACGTCTACGCCCTGTTCTGGCTGTGCAAGGCGGCGGTGCCGCACATGCCCGCGGGGTCGTCGATCATCACCTCGTCGTCGGTCCAGGCGTTCCAGCCCTCCCCGCACCTGCTCGACTACGCGACCTCGAAGGCCGCGATCGTCAACTTCACCAAGGGGCTCGGCCACGACCTCATCGAGAAGGGGATCCGCGCCAACTCGGTCGCGCCCGGACCGGTCTGGACCCCGCTGATCCCGGCCACGATGGACGAGGAGAAGCTCGAGTCGTTCGGCGCGCAGGCCCCGATGGGCCGGGCGGCCCAACCGGCGGAGCTGGCGCCCTTCTACGTCTTCCTGGCCTCGCAGGAGTCGAGCTACATGACCTCGGAGGTGCTCGGCGTGACGGGAGGATCGCCCATCACCTGA